A single genomic interval of Brevundimonas diminuta harbors:
- the rpsL gene encoding 30S ribosomal protein S12 yields MPTINQLIRKPRKPKPTRNKVPALEGSPQRRGVCTRVYTTTPKKPNSALRKVAKVRLAKNGYEAVCYIPGEGHNLQEHSVVLIRGGRVKDLPGVRYHILRGVLDTQGVKDRKQRRSHYGAKRPK; encoded by the coding sequence ATGCCTACGATCAACCAGCTGATCCGCAAGCCGCGCAAGCCCAAGCCCACCCGCAACAAGGTGCCGGCTCTGGAGGGTTCGCCCCAGCGTCGCGGCGTCTGCACCCGCGTTTACACCACGACCCCGAAGAAGCCGAACTCGGCTCTGCGTAAGGTCGCCAAGGTCCGTTTGGCCAAGAACGGCTACGAAGCCGTGTGCTACATCCCCGGCGAAGGCCACAACCTGCAAGAACACTCGGTTGTTCTGATCCGCGGCGGCCGCGTGAAGGACTTGCCCGGCGTTCGCTACCACATCCTGCGCGGCGTTCTGGATACCCAAGGCGTCAAGGACCGTAAGCAGCGTCGTTCGCACTACGGCGCCAAGCGTCCGAAGTAA
- the rpsG gene encoding 30S ribosomal protein S7: MSRRHRAQKREVLPDPKFGDLVVTKFMNYVMYEGKKAVAENIVYGAFDILAEKKKDQEPVATFHAALENVSPSVEVRSRRVGGATYQVPVEVRPDRRRALAIRWLVNAARKRGENTMTEKLAAELLDASNNRGTAVKKREDTHKMAEANRAFSHYRW; the protein is encoded by the coding sequence ATGTCGCGTCGTCACCGCGCCCAGAAACGTGAAGTTCTGCCGGATCCCAAGTTCGGGGACCTGGTCGTCACCAAGTTCATGAACTACGTCATGTACGAAGGTAAGAAGGCCGTCGCCGAGAACATCGTGTACGGCGCCTTCGATATCCTGGCCGAGAAGAAGAAGGACCAGGAGCCGGTCGCGACCTTCCACGCCGCTCTGGAAAACGTCTCTCCGTCGGTCGAAGTGCGCTCGCGTCGCGTCGGCGGCGCCACCTATCAGGTGCCCGTCGAAGTCCGTCCGGACCGTCGTCGCGCCCTGGCTATCCGCTGGCTGGTGAACGCTGCGCGCAAGCGCGGCGAGAACACCATGACCGAAAAGCTGGCCGCCGAACTGCTGGACGCTTCGAACAACCGCGGCACCGCGGTCAAGAAGCGCGAAGACACCCACAAGATGGCCGAAGCCAACCGCGCCTTCAGCCACTATCGCTGGTAA
- the fusA gene encoding elongation factor G, producing the protein MARTHALQDYRNFGIMAHIDAGKTTTTERILYYTGKSHKIGEVHDGAATMDWMDQEQERGITITSAATTAFWQNKRLNIIDTPGHVDFTIEVERSLRVLDGAVTVLDGNAGVEPQTETVWRQADKYKVPRIVFVNKMDKIGADFDASVESIRDRLGAKAVPIQFPIGAESSLSGLVDLVRMTGVVWDNDGLGASYKDVPIPDDLMEKAVAARQYLIDNAVELDDEAMEAYLEGNEPDEATIKKCIRKAVLTGAFYPILCGSAFKNKGVQTLLDAVVDYLPSPLDIPPTPGIDFKTEEPVVRKASDEEPLSVLAFKIMDDPFVGSLTFCRLYSGKMETGMSLLNSSRDKKERVGRMLQMHSNNREDVKEAYAGDIVALAGLKETRTGDTLCDPIKSPVILEKMEFPAPVIEISVEPKTKGDQEKLGVALAKLASEDPSFTVSTDHESGQTILKGMGELHLDIKIDILKRTYKVEANIGAPQVAYRESLGRKVDIDYTHKKQTGGTGQFARVMITFEPGEPGSGFVFENSIVGGAVPKEYIPGVEKGLNSAKDNGLLAGFPLIDFKATLTDGKFHDVDSSVLAFEIAARAAFRELKEKGSPKLLEPIMAVEVVTPEEYLGSVIGDLNGRRGMIQGQDMRGNATVVNAFVPLANMFGYVNTLRGMSQGRAQFTMQYDHYEPVPQHVADEVIKKYA; encoded by the coding sequence ATGGCACGTACGCACGCGCTCCAGGACTACCGCAACTTCGGCATCATGGCCCACATCGACGCGGGCAAGACGACGACGACCGAGCGGATCCTGTATTACACCGGCAAATCCCACAAGATCGGCGAAGTCCACGACGGCGCCGCCACCATGGACTGGATGGACCAGGAGCAGGAGCGCGGCATCACCATCACATCCGCCGCGACGACCGCCTTCTGGCAGAACAAGCGTCTGAACATCATCGACACCCCAGGACACGTGGACTTCACCATCGAAGTCGAGCGTTCCTTGCGCGTCCTCGACGGCGCCGTGACGGTGCTGGACGGCAACGCCGGCGTAGAGCCGCAGACCGAAACCGTCTGGCGCCAGGCTGACAAGTACAAGGTTCCGCGCATCGTCTTCGTCAACAAGATGGACAAGATCGGCGCCGATTTCGACGCCTCGGTCGAGTCGATCCGCGACCGTCTGGGCGCCAAGGCCGTGCCGATCCAATTCCCGATCGGCGCCGAATCCTCGCTGTCGGGTCTGGTCGACCTGGTCCGCATGACCGGCGTGGTCTGGGACAACGACGGCCTGGGCGCCTCCTACAAGGACGTGCCGATCCCGGACGACCTGATGGAAAAGGCGGTCGCCGCGCGTCAGTACCTGATCGACAACGCCGTCGAGCTGGACGACGAGGCGATGGAAGCCTACCTCGAAGGCAACGAGCCTGACGAAGCCACCATCAAGAAGTGCATCCGTAAGGCTGTTCTGACCGGCGCCTTCTATCCGATCCTGTGCGGCTCGGCCTTCAAGAACAAGGGCGTGCAGACGCTGCTGGACGCCGTCGTCGACTATCTGCCGTCGCCGCTGGACATCCCGCCGACCCCGGGCATCGACTTCAAGACCGAAGAGCCCGTCGTGCGTAAGGCCTCGGACGAAGAGCCCCTGTCGGTCCTGGCCTTCAAGATCATGGACGACCCCTTCGTCGGCTCGCTGACCTTCTGCCGCCTGTACTCGGGCAAGATGGAAACGGGCATGAGCCTGCTGAACTCCAGCCGCGACAAGAAAGAGCGCGTCGGCCGGATGCTGCAGATGCACTCCAACAACCGTGAAGACGTCAAGGAAGCCTACGCCGGCGACATCGTCGCCCTGGCCGGCCTGAAGGAAACCCGCACGGGCGACACCCTGTGCGACCCGATCAAGTCGCCCGTCATCCTGGAGAAGATGGAATTCCCGGCGCCGGTCATCGAGATCTCGGTCGAGCCCAAGACCAAGGGCGACCAGGAGAAGCTGGGCGTCGCCCTGGCCAAGCTGGCCTCGGAAGATCCCTCCTTCACCGTCTCGACCGACCACGAGTCGGGCCAGACGATTCTGAAGGGCATGGGCGAGCTGCACCTGGACATCAAGATCGACATCCTGAAGCGCACCTACAAGGTCGAGGCCAACATCGGCGCGCCGCAGGTCGCCTATCGTGAATCGCTGGGCCGCAAGGTCGACATCGACTACACGCACAAGAAGCAGACCGGCGGTACGGGCCAGTTCGCCCGCGTCATGATCACCTTCGAACCCGGCGAGCCGGGCTCGGGCTTCGTGTTCGAGAACTCGATCGTCGGCGGCGCGGTGCCGAAGGAATACATCCCCGGCGTCGAAAAGGGCCTGAACTCGGCCAAGGACAACGGTCTGCTGGCCGGCTTCCCGCTGATCGACTTCAAGGCGACCTTGACGGACGGCAAGTTCCACGACGTCGACTCCAGCGTGCTGGCGTTCGAAATCGCGGCCCGCGCCGCCTTCCGCGAACTGAAGGAAAAGGGTTCGCCCAAGCTGCTCGAGCCGATCATGGCGGTGGAAGTCGTGACCCCCGAGGAATACCTCGGCTCGGTCATCGGCGACCTGAACGGCCGTCGCGGCATGATCCAGGGTCAGGACATGCGCGGCAACGCCACCGTTGTGAACGCCTTCGTGCCGCTGGCCAACATGTTCGGCTATGTGAACACGCTGCGCGGCATGTCGCAGGGCCGCGCCCAGTTCACCATGCAATACGACCACTACGAGCCGGTGCCGCAACACGTCGCCGACGAAGTGATCAAGAAGTACGCCTAA
- the tuf gene encoding elongation factor Tu: MAKEKFERTKPHCNIGTIGHVDHGKTTLTAAITMTLAKAGGAKAMNYADIDAAPEEKARGITINTAHVEYETANRHYAHVDCPGHADYVKNMITGAAQMDGAILVVSAADGPMPQTREHILLARQVGVPALVVFMNKVDLVDDEELLELVEMEVRELLSSYQFPGDDIPITKGSAKAATDGVNPEIGEQRVLALMETVDAYIPQPERPVDLPFLMPVEDVFSISGRGTVVTGRVEKGIIKVGEEVEIVGIRPVQKTTCTGVEMFRKLLDQGQAGDNVGVLLRGTKREDVERGQVLCKPGSITPHTKFLAEAYILTKEEGGRHTPFFTNYRPQFYFRTTDVTGIVQLKEGVEMIMPGDNAELNVELITPIAMDQGLRFAIREGGRTVGAGVVAKIIA; this comes from the coding sequence ATGGCCAAGGAAAAGTTCGAACGGACGAAGCCGCACTGCAACATCGGCACGATTGGTCACGTTGACCACGGCAAGACGACGTTGACGGCTGCGATCACGATGACGCTGGCGAAGGCCGGCGGCGCGAAGGCGATGAACTACGCCGACATCGACGCTGCGCCGGAAGAGAAGGCGCGCGGCATCACGATCAACACCGCGCACGTGGAATATGAGACGGCCAACCGTCACTACGCCCACGTCGACTGCCCCGGCCACGCCGACTATGTGAAGAACATGATCACCGGCGCCGCGCAGATGGACGGCGCGATCCTGGTGGTGTCGGCCGCTGACGGCCCGATGCCGCAGACCCGCGAGCACATCCTGCTGGCCCGTCAGGTCGGCGTGCCGGCCCTGGTGGTCTTCATGAACAAGGTCGACCTGGTCGACGACGAAGAACTGCTGGAACTGGTCGAGATGGAAGTGCGCGAGCTGCTGAGCAGCTACCAGTTCCCCGGCGACGACATTCCGATCACCAAGGGTTCGGCCAAGGCCGCGACCGACGGCGTGAACCCGGAAATCGGCGAACAGCGCGTTCTGGCCCTGATGGAAACCGTCGACGCCTACATCCCGCAGCCGGAGCGTCCGGTCGACCTGCCGTTCCTGATGCCGGTCGAAGACGTGTTCTCGATCTCGGGCCGCGGCACCGTGGTCACGGGCCGCGTCGAGAAGGGCATCATCAAGGTCGGTGAGGAAGTCGAGATCGTCGGCATCCGTCCGGTCCAGAAGACGACCTGCACGGGCGTGGAAATGTTCCGCAAGCTGCTGGACCAAGGTCAAGCGGGCGACAACGTCGGCGTGCTGCTGCGCGGCACCAAGCGTGAAGACGTCGAGCGCGGCCAGGTGCTGTGCAAGCCGGGCTCCATCACCCCGCACACCAAGTTCCTGGCCGAAGCCTACATCCTGACCAAGGAAGAAGGCGGTCGTCACACCCCGTTCTTCACGAACTATCGCCCGCAGTTCTACTTCCGCACGACGGACGTGACCGGCATCGTTCAGCTGAAGGAAGGCGTCGAGATGATCATGCCGGGCGACAACGCCGAGCTGAACGTCGAACTGATCACCCCGATCGCGATGGACCAGGGCCTGCGCTTCGCCATCCGTGAAGGCGGCCGCACCGTCGGCGCCGGCGTCGTGGCCAAGATCATCGCCTAA
- a CDS encoding pentapeptide repeat-containing protein yields MKQIAEHIRARPTLALLTLGLALAASPAFAGVEMSMQDRDVARSVSLGGSCNRCELSGRNLSGATFTGASFMNATLVGANLRGAEMMGSNFTGSDFSRANMGGVEIVGANFTLANFTGAQINGAEAQGSSFVRANLTRANLSGSEMHGVNFTGATLSGANFSNSELFGATLANVRASGANFSNAEVTASNLSGGDFSSADFSNASLDGARLTGGSFSRADFSNASLRRTDIRGADLSGARGLTQDQISEACGDGSTRLPGRLTPQACRSSSIRVIRTPPTPPIPPRVRNFVNAQN; encoded by the coding sequence GTGAAACAGATCGCTGAACATATCCGGGCCCGCCCCACTTTGGCCCTGCTGACGCTGGGACTGGCGCTCGCCGCCTCCCCCGCCTTCGCCGGGGTCGAGATGTCGATGCAGGACCGCGACGTGGCGCGTTCGGTATCGCTGGGCGGATCGTGCAACCGCTGCGAACTGTCCGGCCGCAATCTGTCCGGCGCCACCTTCACCGGCGCCAGCTTCATGAACGCCACCCTGGTCGGCGCCAATCTGCGCGGCGCCGAGATGATGGGCTCCAACTTCACCGGCAGTGATTTCAGCCGCGCCAACATGGGCGGCGTCGAGATCGTCGGCGCCAACTTCACTCTGGCCAACTTCACCGGGGCGCAGATCAATGGGGCCGAGGCGCAAGGGTCGTCCTTCGTTCGCGCCAACCTGACCCGCGCCAATCTGTCCGGCAGCGAGATGCACGGGGTCAACTTCACCGGCGCCACCCTGTCTGGAGCCAACTTCTCCAACTCGGAACTGTTCGGCGCCACCCTGGCCAATGTCCGGGCGTCCGGCGCCAACTTCTCCAACGCCGAAGTCACGGCCTCGAACCTTTCGGGCGGCGATTTCTCCAGCGCGGATTTTTCGAACGCCAGCCTGGATGGGGCGCGGTTGACCGGCGGCAGCTTCTCGCGCGCCGACTTTTCCAACGCCTCGCTGCGTCGCACGGACATTCGCGGCGCCGACCTGTCGGGCGCGCGCGGCCTGACCCAAGACCAGATCAGCGAAGCCTGCGGCGACGGCTCGACCCGCCTGCCCGGCCGCCTGACGCCCCAGGCCTGCCGCAGCAGCTCGATCCGCGTGATCCGTACTCCGCCCACGCCGCCTATCCCGCCCCGCGTGCGCAACTTCGTCAACGCGCAGAACTAG
- a CDS encoding pentapeptide repeat-containing protein, producing the protein MKRTLSLGLIAALLAVAAPALAQNAGQIASVRRGASCAGCNLFQGDFSGLEARGLNLAGSRLRQADLSLSVMNRTRFSNTDMRDVEAYGGVFSGSNFSRANLTNASFVGAYLEGSSFAGATLSGTNLSGAQLARATGLTQAQLNRACGDGSTVLPRGLRIPAC; encoded by the coding sequence ATGAAACGCACACTTTCCCTCGGCCTGATCGCCGCCCTGCTGGCCGTCGCCGCGCCGGCCCTGGCTCAGAACGCGGGTCAGATCGCCAGCGTGCGACGCGGCGCCTCCTGCGCCGGTTGCAATCTTTTTCAGGGCGACTTTTCGGGGCTGGAGGCGCGGGGCCTGAACCTGGCCGGTTCACGCCTGCGTCAGGCGGACCTGAGCCTGTCGGTGATGAACCGCACGCGCTTCTCCAACACCGACATGCGCGACGTCGAGGCCTATGGCGGCGTCTTCTCCGGCTCCAACTTCTCGCGCGCCAACCTGACCAACGCCAGCTTCGTCGGCGCCTATCTGGAGGGGTCCAGCTTCGCCGGCGCGACCCTGTCGGGGACCAATCTGTCGGGCGCCCAGCTGGCGCGGGCCACCGGCCTGACCCAGGCCCAACTGAACCGGGCCTGCGGCGACGGCTCCACCGTTTTGCCTCGGGGCTTGCGCATTCCGGCCTGCTGA
- a CDS encoding TSCPD domain-containing protein, with the protein MRFQSGFAARAERVAMETRAIEPLSGVQKVLAPAGWSDVRIEAWLDWVEAEGFATPLSGDWLNGGVDAWAERLAATGVAEGVFDRAEAAAFVEELSGAFRLGLVTPAASGPAAVGVIDLNDPGAAARLKAHAGRRAAARLGAQAADALAEALAGVADAVDRCEGPRGDCGDPSRNPALGRAAALARRCGASDADILRAIDGERPTMALEPMVEGAPLVALADRTQIAAGAPEALLAAEAALDGGLIVAFNPRDAETATAQTARALIDLGAVLALDGDMATNLADLTRLLTVALDLQSTQPGPIAFGLDGLLEALAADDDRSSQAQTFAELVAATAAQTSAELASLRGPCLDWEDPETSRRHSAIGLFVEDAEARLRLGLGRVAAVDVFQTADGEIGRRLHPALASAITAAGGDVQAAERWTFGRRTLVEAPGIDHTALRALGFTDIELAAIETALGWAEDFDTVFAAPVLDPGFIRDVLGVEDGDGLLLTLLGVSEEAETAAARWVFGHGDLRDWPEAPACVAALLADPAAAAAELRRAVEPFSDMPDLAIETMDWRTTSNQAARLLSQGALDGRRTLRLSRAAPPAGQLLSLPNIDAARPEPARDAPRPGPTERVVERVVERERARRKLPDRRKGYIQKAAVGGHKVYIHTGEYEDGELGEIFIDMHKEGAAFRSLMNNFAIAISIGLQYGVPLDEFVDAFVFTRFEPAGRVTGNDSIKSATSILDYIFRELGVSYLDRVELANAGTDDLNADGLGDGKPDANAAVPAARFISKGFARGSAPDNLVVLPFGKKGEPEARAAANSEAVACPACGDLSLQQRGAAWVCDTCGAAPALQGGDQG; encoded by the coding sequence AAAGGTCCTGGCCCCCGCCGGCTGGTCCGACGTCCGGATCGAGGCCTGGCTGGACTGGGTCGAGGCGGAAGGGTTCGCAACGCCCCTGTCGGGCGACTGGCTGAACGGCGGCGTCGACGCCTGGGCGGAGCGACTGGCGGCGACAGGCGTGGCCGAGGGGGTGTTCGACCGGGCCGAGGCCGCTGCGTTCGTCGAAGAGCTGTCAGGCGCCTTCAGGCTGGGCCTGGTGACGCCGGCGGCGTCTGGCCCGGCGGCCGTCGGCGTCATCGATCTGAACGATCCTGGCGCGGCGGCGCGATTGAAGGCGCACGCCGGACGCCGCGCGGCCGCGCGTCTGGGGGCCCAGGCGGCCGACGCCCTGGCCGAGGCGCTGGCCGGCGTGGCCGACGCGGTAGATCGCTGCGAAGGCCCGCGCGGCGACTGCGGCGACCCTTCGCGCAATCCGGCCCTGGGCCGTGCGGCGGCCTTGGCGCGGCGGTGCGGCGCCAGCGATGCCGATATCCTGAGAGCCATCGACGGCGAACGGCCCACAATGGCCCTGGAACCGATGGTCGAAGGCGCGCCTCTGGTCGCTCTGGCGGACCGGACCCAGATCGCGGCGGGCGCGCCCGAAGCCCTGCTGGCGGCTGAGGCGGCGCTGGACGGCGGCCTGATCGTCGCGTTCAACCCCCGCGATGCGGAAACCGCGACCGCGCAGACCGCGCGGGCCTTGATCGACCTAGGCGCCGTCCTGGCGCTCGACGGAGACATGGCGACCAATCTGGCGGATCTGACCCGCCTGCTGACGGTGGCGCTGGACCTACAGTCCACGCAGCCCGGTCCCATCGCGTTCGGACTGGACGGCCTCTTGGAGGCCCTCGCGGCTGACGACGACCGCTCGTCTCAGGCGCAGACATTCGCGGAACTGGTCGCGGCGACGGCGGCCCAGACCTCGGCCGAACTTGCGAGCCTGCGCGGTCCCTGCCTCGACTGGGAAGACCCGGAGACGTCGCGTCGCCATTCGGCCATCGGCCTGTTCGTCGAGGATGCGGAGGCGCGGCTGCGACTGGGCCTCGGCCGCGTCGCGGCGGTCGACGTGTTCCAGACGGCCGACGGCGAGATCGGTCGCCGGCTGCATCCCGCGCTTGCCTCGGCCATCACGGCGGCGGGCGGCGATGTTCAGGCGGCGGAACGATGGACCTTCGGTCGTCGCACCCTGGTCGAGGCGCCAGGCATCGACCATACAGCCCTGCGGGCGCTGGGCTTCACCGACATTGAACTGGCCGCCATCGAGACCGCCCTGGGCTGGGCGGAGGATTTCGACACGGTCTTCGCCGCCCCGGTCCTGGACCCCGGCTTCATCCGCGACGTCCTGGGTGTTGAAGACGGCGATGGTCTGCTGCTGACCCTGCTGGGCGTGTCGGAAGAGGCGGAGACGGCGGCGGCGCGCTGGGTCTTCGGTCATGGCGATCTGCGCGACTGGCCCGAGGCGCCTGCCTGCGTCGCCGCTCTGCTGGCCGATCCGGCAGCGGCGGCGGCCGAGCTGCGGCGCGCCGTCGAGCCGTTCAGCGATATGCCGGACCTCGCGATCGAAACGATGGACTGGCGCACGACCTCGAATCAGGCCGCGCGCCTGTTGAGCCAGGGCGCGCTGGACGGCCGACGCACCCTTCGCCTGTCCCGCGCCGCGCCGCCCGCTGGCCAACTGCTATCCCTGCCAAACATCGACGCCGCCCGTCCTGAACCTGCCCGCGACGCGCCTCGCCCAGGTCCGACGGAACGGGTCGTCGAACGCGTGGTCGAGCGCGAACGCGCGCGCCGCAAACTGCCCGACCGGCGCAAAGGCTACATCCAGAAGGCCGCCGTCGGGGGCCACAAGGTCTATATCCACACCGGCGAATACGAAGACGGCGAACTGGGTGAGATCTTCATCGACATGCACAAGGAAGGCGCCGCCTTCCGCAGCCTGATGAACAACTTCGCCATCGCCATCTCGATCGGCCTGCAATACGGCGTGCCGCTGGACGAGTTCGTGGACGCCTTCGTCTTCACCCGGTTCGAGCCGGCCGGCCGCGTCACCGGCAACGACTCCATCAAGTCGGCGACCTCGATCCTGGACTACATCTTCCGCGAACTGGGCGTCTCCTATCTGGACCGCGTCGAGCTGGCCAATGCCGGGACCGACGACCTGAACGCCGACGGACTGGGGGACGGCAAACCCGACGCCAACGCGGCCGTGCCCGCCGCCCGCTTCATCTCAAAAGGGTTCGCGCGCGGTTCCGCGCCCGACAACCTAGTAGTCCTGCCCTTCGGCAAGAAGGGCGAGCCGGAAGCCCGCGCCGCCGCCAACAGCGAGGCCGTCGCCTGCCCCGCCTGCGGCGATTTAAGCCTGCAGCAACGCGGCGCGGCCTGGGTCTGCGACACCTGCGGGGCGGCCCCGGCGCTTCAGGGCGGCGATCAGGGCTAG